In Deferribacteraceae bacterium V6Fe1, one genomic interval encodes:
- a CDS encoding class I SAM-dependent methyltransferase, whose translation MIEEVKHFWDQRPCNIRHSLKPVGTKEYFDEVEKRKYFVEPHIPKFADFGKWKNKKVLEIGCGIGTDSINFAKNGAKLTCVELSEESLKLCIKRFDVYGLNAEFYLGNCEELSSFLPIQKYDLIYSFGVLHHTPNIKKAIHEIKKYMDSNSELRIMLYAKNSWKNIMIEAGFDQYEAQKGCPIANTYTHEEIKEILKDFEILSLTQDHIFPYAVEKYIDYKYELQPWFKSMPKEMFKALEKKLGWHTLIVAKLR comes from the coding sequence ATGATTGAAGAAGTAAAGCATTTTTGGGATCAAAGACCATGTAACATCAGGCACTCTCTTAAACCAGTCGGTACGAAAGAATATTTTGATGAGGTTGAAAAAAGAAAATATTTTGTTGAGCCTCACATTCCAAAATTTGCTGATTTTGGAAAATGGAAAAATAAAAAAGTTTTGGAAATCGGCTGTGGAATTGGAACAGATTCTATAAATTTTGCAAAAAATGGAGCAAAATTAACATGTGTTGAACTGTCGGAGGAAAGCTTAAAATTATGCATAAAGAGATTTGATGTTTATGGTCTAAATGCTGAATTTTATTTGGGTAATTGTGAAGAATTATCTAGCTTCTTGCCTATTCAAAAATATGACCTAATATATTCATTTGGTGTTTTGCATCATACTCCAAATATAAAAAAAGCAATTCACGAAATAAAAAAATACATGGATTCTAACTCTGAGCTTAGAATTATGCTATATGCAAAAAATTCCTGGAAAAATATAATGATTGAAGCAGGTTTTGATCAGTATGAAGCCCAAAAAGGTTGTCCTATAGCTAATACTTATACACACGAAGAAATTAAGGAAATTTTAAAAGATTTTGAAATATTATCATTAACTCAAGATCATATTTTTCCATATGCTGTAGAAAAATATATAGATTATAAGTATGAATTGCAGCCATGGTTTAAGAGTATGCCAAAGGAAATGTTTAAAGCTTTAGAAAAAAAACTTGGGTGGCATACTTTAATAGTTGCTAAACTGAGGTGA
- a CDS encoding UDP-glucose/GDP-mannose dehydrogenase family protein, whose protein sequence is MKKSMNISVIGLGKLGACTAACFAYKGYNVIGVDINTKVVELINAECSPYIEPGLEKLLKNCDGRLKAVTNYEEAINNTNITFLILPTPSEPNGEFSDKYLKNALYELSKIFREKNSYHTFVVVSTVSPGTNKNSIIPFIELASGKKLNKDFGVVYNPEFIALGSVIKDFLNPDMVLIGESSKKDGDLVESIYRNVCENSPYFARMNIISAEITKISLNSFVTMKISFANTLGNICEKVPDANVDNITNALGSDKRISPYYLKAGSPYGGPCFPRDNRAFAAFTEKFGIDAKLAKATDEINDFQTDKIVKSILMNLPVDRKISIIGLTYKEGTPVLDESLGMKLINKLSNNIAIYVFDDFSHIYDNSINFPNNVILCDSLEKCLNSTSLHIPIIIKNNYEIIKYYYSTIGREIKILDIWRIFDNINNKLMII, encoded by the coding sequence ATGAAAAAATCTATGAATATATCGGTAATAGGACTTGGCAAACTTGGTGCATGTACTGCAGCATGCTTTGCATATAAAGGTTATAATGTTATTGGGGTAGATATTAATACTAAAGTCGTAGAGTTAATTAATGCGGAATGTTCACCTTATATTGAACCAGGACTAGAAAAGTTGTTAAAAAATTGTGATGGGAGATTAAAAGCTGTAACCAATTATGAAGAAGCTATAAATAATACAAATATTACTTTTTTGATCTTACCAACTCCTAGTGAACCTAATGGTGAATTTTCAGATAAGTATCTTAAAAATGCACTTTATGAACTGTCTAAAATTTTTAGAGAAAAAAACAGTTACCATACATTTGTTGTAGTATCCACTGTATCACCGGGTACTAATAAGAATTCTATTATTCCCTTTATAGAGTTGGCTTCTGGTAAAAAATTGAACAAAGATTTTGGGGTTGTTTATAATCCGGAATTTATTGCACTTGGTAGTGTTATAAAAGACTTTTTAAATCCAGATATGGTTCTTATTGGAGAAAGTAGCAAAAAAGATGGTGATCTTGTCGAAAGTATTTATAGAAATGTTTGTGAAAATAGTCCATATTTTGCAAGAATGAATATTATTAGCGCAGAGATTACTAAAATAAGTTTGAATTCTTTTGTGACAATGAAAATTAGTTTTGCGAATACTTTGGGGAATATATGTGAAAAGGTGCCTGATGCAAATGTCGATAATATTACAAATGCATTAGGATCAGATAAGAGAATTTCACCGTATTACCTCAAAGCTGGTTCTCCATACGGTGGTCCATGTTTTCCAAGGGATAATAGAGCTTTTGCAGCTTTTACTGAAAAATTTGGAATAGATGCCAAGCTTGCGAAAGCAACTGATGAGATAAATGATTTTCAAACGGACAAAATTGTAAAAAGTATACTAATGAATTTACCAGTTGATAGAAAAATTTCTATAATTGGTCTTACTTATAAGGAAGGGACACCTGTATTAGATGAATCTTTAGGAATGAAATTAATAAATAAGTTAAGCAATAATATAGCAATTTATGTTTTTGATGACTTCAGCCATATATACGATAATAGTATTAATTTTCCGAATAATGTTATTTTATGTGATTCTCTAGAAAAATGCCTAAACAGCACATCACTGCATATTCCTATCATAATAAAAAACAATTATGAAATAATTAAGTATTATTACTCTACTATTGGTAGAGAAATAAAGATTTTAGATATTTGGAGAATTTTTGATAATATTAATAATAAGTTAATGATAATATAA
- a CDS encoding radical SAM protein — protein sequence MKFLNRNHYALIFGEKCNLACSYCSYGLNKKNADKFQSSAIENNISMLVKILENLGNVAVTVSGGEPALFSNFPQLIKKLPKIKWIVFTNLTILPEWYFDDNISLLVPSYHNIVDKLNFLKNIKLLKREGKRMHCKIIVHPNNEYRDLDLFEKLWEISIPTSFVPLEYTYFFREEFLKSLITKYRTSLLYNSRFFRLDYLCSRKCKAGTLDGFQINSDCTIVRCSTNQIKISDIFNFHLYSKKVQCNVNSSCYCEWHHWNEWTLANDNEIWSDYVTKGIYKKPTIKELYEFIIKMRWLESGRNLESKTTSLFEGVL from the coding sequence ATGAAATTCTTAAATAGAAACCATTATGCTTTGATATTTGGAGAAAAGTGTAACTTAGCATGTTCATATTGTAGTTATGGGTTAAACAAAAAAAATGCTGATAAATTCCAAAGTAGCGCAATAGAAAATAATATAAGTATGTTAGTAAAGATATTAGAAAATTTGGGGAATGTTGCGGTTACTGTTTCAGGCGGTGAACCAGCTTTATTTAGTAATTTTCCTCAGTTAATTAAAAAATTACCAAAAATTAAATGGATAGTTTTTACTAATTTAACCATTCTACCTGAATGGTATTTTGATGATAACATTTCATTGTTGGTTCCATCTTATCACAATATTGTTGATAAATTAAATTTTCTAAAAAATATAAAACTCTTAAAAAGAGAAGGTAAAAGAATGCATTGTAAAATTATAGTTCATCCTAACAACGAATATAGAGATTTGGATCTATTCGAAAAACTATGGGAAATCAGTATTCCAACAAGTTTTGTGCCTCTAGAATATACTTATTTTTTTAGGGAAGAGTTTTTAAAAAGCTTAATTACAAAATACAGAACATCTCTTCTTTATAATTCAAGATTTTTTAGGTTAGACTATTTATGTTCAAGGAAGTGTAAAGCAGGAACTTTGGATGGTTTTCAAATTAATTCTGATTGTACAATAGTTAGATGTTCAACAAATCAGATTAAAATTTCAGATATTTTTAATTTTCACCTCTATAGTAAGAAAGTTCAATGTAATGTTAATAGTAGTTGTTATTGTGAATGGCATCATTGGAATGAATGGACACTGGCAAATGATAATGAGATTTGGAGTGACTATGTAACTAAAGGTATTTATAAAAAACCAACAATTAAAGAATTGTATGAATTTATAATAAAAATGAGGTGGTTAGAATCGGGAAGAAATTTAGAAAGCAAAACTACTTCACTATTTGAGGGGGTTTTATAG
- a CDS encoding FkbM family methyltransferase, whose amino-acid sequence MKNVIYTKVPNFGNIELIDYYDEFLWYYPDCELETKKWVTDNCKDDWIILDCGANIGYYTILFAKLANKGYVYAFEPTDTIVKLKNNLEYHKITNVKIIHKALADTTCVKRDKIYKIWGKEAEFKSFEFITIDDFIEGENVNKIDLIKIDVDSYDFEVLKGAEKTLKKFNPFVIVELNHALSLRNTSIYHAIEWMKNIGYDKGSVLDHENIIFKKNYEFVDVEPFTLLFKRRTL is encoded by the coding sequence ATGAAAAATGTTATTTATACAAAAGTACCAAATTTTGGAAATATTGAGTTAATAGACTACTATGATGAGTTTTTGTGGTATTATCCTGATTGTGAGCTTGAAACCAAGAAATGGGTAACAGATAATTGTAAAGATGATTGGATTATTTTAGACTGTGGAGCAAATATAGGTTATTATACAATATTATTTGCTAAACTTGCGAATAAAGGCTATGTTTATGCTTTTGAACCTACCGATACTATTGTAAAGTTAAAGAACAACTTAGAATACCATAAGATAACTAATGTTAAGATTATTCACAAGGCTTTAGCTGATACAACATGTGTAAAAAGAGACAAAATCTACAAGATTTGGGGTAAAGAGGCTGAATTTAAGAGTTTCGAATTTATAACCATTGATGATTTTATCGAGGGAGAAAATGTTAATAAAATTGATTTAATAAAAATAGATGTTGACTCATATGATTTTGAAGTTTTAAAAGGAGCAGAAAAAACATTAAAAAAATTCAACCCTTTTGTCATTGTAGAATTAAATCATGCATTAAGTTTGAGAAATACATCAATTTATCATGCTATAGAGTGGATGAAAAATATTGGTTATGATAAAGGATCAGTATTAGATCATGAAAATATAATTTTCAAAAAAAATTATGAGTTTGTAGATGTAGAACCATTTACTTTATTGTTTAAAAGAAGAACTCTATGA
- a CDS encoding class I SAM-dependent methyltransferase has translation MNGFVKTIELTNLNKILNSYEELNINNNKSLALWKMDIDDQPIFRYIYRNVKPRRHLEFGTWQGAGLLYCLEECSATVWTINLPFGEFVNGDITYGVYTDELESVKAWANKIGFEWKSSHQTDTFGFIGRHYLNKSLGNRVCQIYCDSRDWDTSNYPKSFFDSVLVDGGHQTEVVKNDTEKSIPLLRSGGIMIWHDYCPPVYDDFECVKGVIDAIELMKENLSLYFKNLYWINPSWILFGIKK, from the coding sequence ATGAACGGATTTGTTAAAACTATAGAACTCACAAATTTAAATAAAATATTAAATTCCTATGAAGAACTAAATATAAATAATAATAAAAGTTTAGCATTATGGAAGATGGACATTGATGATCAGCCCATTTTTCGTTATATTTACAGAAATGTTAAGCCAAGGAGGCATCTGGAGTTTGGTACATGGCAGGGGGCTGGTTTGCTTTATTGCTTGGAAGAATGTAGTGCAACTGTATGGACAATAAACCTGCCCTTTGGAGAATTTGTTAATGGGGACATAACATATGGAGTTTATACAGATGAATTGGAGTCTGTAAAAGCATGGGCCAACAAAATAGGTTTTGAATGGAAAAGTAGTCACCAAACAGATACTTTTGGTTTTATAGGAAGGCATTACCTTAATAAAAGTTTAGGCAATAGGGTTTGTCAAATATATTGTGACAGCAGAGATTGGGATACATCAAATTATCCTAAAAGTTTTTTTGACTCGGTTTTAGTTGATGGCGGACACCAGACTGAAGTTGTCAAAAATGATACTGAGAAGTCCATTCCATTATTAAGGAGTGGTGGAATTATGATATGGCATGATTACTGTCCACCAGTTTATGATGATTTTGAATGTGTAAAGGGAGTAATAGATGCTATTGAATTGATGAAAGAAAATTTAAGTTTATATTTTAAAAACTTATATTGGATCAATCCAAGTTGGATTTTATTTGGTATAAAAAAATGA
- a CDS encoding radical SAM protein, with product MQIYNIEDISYTITEFCPGPCRYCSIWKLPKKTEQELNSQEMDSIFSSKYLNLKKVHITGGEPHLTDNYFRAIDSIVKYHPDTVIDSPITGWFPDRHEEIAKYALKKMNLIRLDISLDGDEETNSKIRLHKDGFKKSLETIERLKKIKGVVLRLQFTIYKENLHLIEWIYNFAKKLGVGLYIGYGRYNPDRYRNKKDNLTNKELSQDDFIFTKEELELIDEQLKNIGYDKSRYASKYLLQKAVFEGKKIDFNCYMGARSIDIDPYGNVYPCLLWLPYLKFGNIREAGSFDKVLETGVNILDKIENKECHQDCLYTCANKCEIVNPNVKAVGMINYSGGKYGFIFSENDVIPIRPFWYEEYKKKGLI from the coding sequence ATGCAAATATACAACATTGAAGACATCTCCTACACGATAACCGAATTTTGCCCTGGCCCTTGCAGATACTGCTCTATTTGGAAATTACCAAAAAAGACTGAGCAAGAGCTTAACTCTCAAGAGATGGATAGTATATTTTCATCCAAATATTTAAATCTTAAAAAAGTTCATATTACCGGTGGTGAGCCACACTTGACCGATAATTATTTTAGAGCGATAGATTCAATAGTCAAGTATCACCCGGACACTGTTATTGATTCACCTATTACCGGCTGGTTTCCTGACAGACATGAGGAAATTGCCAAATATGCTTTAAAAAAAATGAATTTGATAAGGCTTGATATTTCTCTTGATGGTGATGAAGAGACTAATTCTAAAATAAGGCTACATAAAGATGGATTTAAAAAGTCTTTAGAAACTATCGAAAGACTTAAAAAGATTAAAGGTGTTGTATTAAGATTGCAATTTACAATTTACAAAGAAAATTTGCATCTTATTGAGTGGATTTATAATTTTGCAAAAAAATTAGGAGTAGGGCTTTATATCGGCTATGGCAGATATAATCCTGATAGATACAGAAATAAAAAAGATAATTTGACTAATAAAGAACTGTCGCAAGATGATTTTATTTTTACAAAAGAGGAGCTGGAGTTAATTGATGAACAGCTGAAAAATATAGGTTATGACAAGAGCAGATATGCAAGTAAATATCTTTTACAAAAGGCAGTTTTTGAAGGAAAGAAAATAGATTTTAATTGCTATATGGGCGCAAGAAGTATTGATATAGACCCTTATGGAAATGTTTATCCTTGCCTCTTGTGGCTACCTTATTTAAAATTTGGTAATATAAGAGAGGCAGGCTCTTTTGACAAAGTCTTAGAAACAGGAGTCAATATTTTAGATAAGATAGAAAATAAAGAGTGTCATCAAGATTGCCTTTATACTTGCGCTAATAAATGTGAAATAGTTAATCCAAATGTAAAAGCTGTGGGAATGATTAATTATTCCGGTGGCAAATATGGCTTTATTTTTAGTGAAAATGATGTAATCCCAATCCGCCCATTTTGGTACGAAGAATATAAGAAAAAAGGGCTTATTTAA
- a CDS encoding DUF354 domain-containing protein: MIWFDLVTPKSVLFFTPIIRAIKENGHESLITTRSGEGYSEIIDLLKLYNIDFVDRGVFGGARLEDKLSASIERQKALIEYISIFKVKKLVSLCSVDANRVAFGLGIPVINFYDIPLSDYRADFRKALPQARLTLPLSDKVFKPFVVPDEIFMRFSLEQHQIYEYGFIDPVIWLKNFKPDFDYVKNIFKKYNIDMNKPYILVREEEYKASYVDKKYPILYECINQIREKTRANIIFIPRYESDYLKKEFPDCYVLEEKVIIQHLLAYASLFIGGGGTLNTESCYFGTPTISTRSFVSHYDKYQIDNGLMVWVTNKYELIDTAIKMFGKRYDGRAKDVFSKMDVNIEQILKVIMNGEIAKSEFSMFDTLE; this comes from the coding sequence ATGATTTGGTTTGACCTTGTTACACCTAAATCAGTTCTTTTTTTTACACCTATCATAAGAGCAATTAAAGAAAATGGGCATGAGTCCCTGATTACTACTCGTTCGGGTGAAGGGTATAGCGAAATCATTGACTTGCTAAAACTATACAACATTGACTTTGTTGACCGCGGGGTATTTGGTGGTGCGCGCCTTGAAGATAAGCTTTCTGCGTCCATCGAAAGGCAAAAGGCGCTGATCGAGTATATTTCGATTTTTAAAGTAAAAAAACTTGTGTCCCTTTGCAGTGTAGATGCAAACAGAGTGGCATTTGGTCTTGGGATACCTGTAATAAATTTTTATGATATCCCGTTGTCCGACTATAGAGCTGACTTTAGAAAGGCTTTACCTCAGGCAAGACTCACCTTGCCGCTTTCAGATAAAGTATTTAAACCGTTTGTCGTGCCTGATGAAATATTTATGCGTTTTTCCCTTGAGCAGCATCAAATTTATGAATATGGTTTTATCGACCCTGTTATATGGCTTAAAAATTTTAAGCCGGATTTTGATTATGTAAAAAATATTTTTAAAAAATACAATATCGATATGAATAAGCCTTATATCCTTGTGCGCGAAGAGGAGTATAAAGCAAGCTATGTAGATAAAAAATATCCGATACTTTACGAGTGTATTAACCAAATAAGAGAAAAGACACGGGCAAACATAATCTTTATTCCGAGATACGAATCAGACTACCTCAAAAAAGAGTTTCCTGACTGCTATGTATTAGAGGAAAAAGTTATTATCCAACACCTTCTTGCTTACGCCTCACTTTTTATCGGCGGTGGTGGCACACTTAACACAGAAAGTTGTTATTTCGGCACTCCGACAATTTCTACAAGAAGTTTTGTATCTCATTATGATAAATATCAAATTGACAATGGCCTTATGGTATGGGTGACTAATAAATATGAATTGATTGATACCGCTATAAAGATGTTTGGCAAGCGCTATGATGGCAGGGCAAAAGATGTATTTTCAAAGATGGATGTCAATATTGAGCAAATCTTAAAGGTGATTATGAATGGGGAGATAGCAAAGAGTGAATTTAGTATGTTTGATACTTTAGAGTAA
- a CDS encoding flagellin, whose translation MALTIYNNISSLTSQRYLGQTNSATAKTLEKLSSGLRINHASDDASGLAISEKLRGQISGLKRASMNAQDGISMLQTGEGALQEVQNIIQRMRELAVQAANGTYTSNDRKEIQKEVDQLKSEIDRISSSTEFNTKKLLNGDATALWSSDSNKIDVSVLGKVAEGNYNININATPGTNYVYKTDVMTLKDGALAAELDSSTTAQVEKIDNISGLLPTLNNSDLSAYDIDISKTNVATDDVKIISKYRADTATGTNNGITTITTAAGTTVNGTGYIEFEVLTNIDISVQATDISNAARARFIDATTGQVSDWVSMSFDDSASAFTTVTGAFNGGTLTIGAADTNGDFVAGDKALLSQIDAGTVDASTAGNAALTITDAYGNSGLEIEVANFVSSAENARTTLYIAQMDTATGSLNTGKLDIVMQKAADVSTGTQIVFDVAGAGDRATTSTQLKDVARFVTADGRNLFDSTQELTIFGNGKQTTIYLEGSDTIEDFETKLTNAIKNDLGMGAGSSIDEHLVDYVTSPTAGNQAVEGTFVIQSALLGEDSKLSFIGDQSLIDGLSLATIQEGEDSELTLTVTNAHTGEEVGSDVVNDYTLKNVIAGVNVKIDSSLDISRAWNTSTKSIDFSSTTGTVDVKLHLVDNSTDLQIGANEGQAINVNIAQIDTKSLGLDDVLMVDQPSAQKAITKLDKALEFVSSTRATIGAQINRLESAISNLDTTRENLTASESRIRDLDMAEEMAKFTRNQILSQAGTAMLAQANQLPQMALQLLQ comes from the coding sequence ATGGCACTTACAATTTACAACAATATTTCTTCGTTAACATCTCAAAGATATTTGGGGCAGACAAATTCTGCAACAGCTAAGACATTGGAAAAGCTTTCTTCAGGTCTTAGGATTAACCACGCAAGTGATGATGCATCAGGGCTTGCAATTAGTGAAAAATTAAGAGGGCAGATCAGCGGTCTTAAAAGAGCAAGTATGAATGCTCAAGACGGTATATCAATGCTGCAGACCGGTGAAGGTGCTTTGCAAGAAGTACAAAACATCATCCAAAGGATGAGAGAATTGGCAGTACAAGCTGCAAACGGCACATACACATCAAACGACCGTAAAGAGATTCAAAAAGAGGTAGATCAGCTTAAATCTGAAATAGACCGTATTTCATCTTCTACAGAGTTTAACACTAAGAAGTTGTTAAACGGCGATGCTACTGCCCTTTGGTCAAGTGATAGCAATAAAATCGATGTTTCTGTGCTTGGTAAAGTAGCTGAAGGTAACTACAATATCAATATTAATGCTACTCCTGGTACAAACTATGTATATAAGACTGATGTTATGACATTAAAAGATGGGGCATTGGCAGCAGAATTAGATTCTTCAACAACCGCACAAGTTGAAAAAATTGACAATATCTCAGGATTGTTGCCAACTTTAAATAACAGTGATTTATCAGCATATGATATTGATATTAGTAAAACTAATGTGGCCACAGATGATGTGAAGATCATATCAAAATATAGAGCTGACACTGCTACTGGCACTAATAATGGAATCACTACAATAACAACAGCTGCAGGTACAACAGTAAATGGTACAGGATATATAGAGTTTGAGGTTTTAACCAATATAGATATTTCTGTACAAGCAACTGATATTTCAAATGCAGCTAGAGCAAGGTTTATTGATGCAACTACTGGCCAGGTAAGTGATTGGGTTTCAATGAGTTTTGATGATTCGGCAAGTGCTTTTACTACAGTTACAGGTGCTTTTAATGGCGGAACTTTAACAATTGGTGCTGCTGATACAAATGGTGATTTTGTGGCAGGTGATAAAGCATTGTTATCACAAATTGATGCAGGTACTGTTGATGCTTCTACTGCTGGTAACGCTGCATTAACTATTACAGATGCATATGGTAACTCTGGGCTTGAAATTGAAGTCGCAAATTTTGTGAGTTCAGCTGAAAATGCAAGGACTACACTTTATATTGCACAAATGGATACAGCTACCGGCTCACTCAACACTGGAAAGCTTGACATAGTAATGCAAAAAGCAGCTGATGTTTCAACTGGAACTCAAATAGTATTTGATGTTGCAGGAGCAGGCGATAGGGCTACAACTTCTACCCAATTAAAAGATGTCGCTAGATTTGTGACAGCTGACGGCAGAAACTTGTTTGACAGTACTCAGGAGCTTACAATATTTGGAAATGGTAAACAGACTACTATCTATCTTGAAGGCAGTGATACTATCGAAGATTTTGAAACCAAGCTTACAAATGCCATAAAAAATGATTTAGGAATGGGTGCTGGAAGCAGTATTGATGAGCATTTGGTTGATTATGTGACAAGTCCTACAGCGGGGAACCAGGCTGTTGAAGGTACATTTGTTATTCAATCAGCATTACTTGGGGAAGATAGCAAGCTATCATTCATAGGAGACCAGTCTCTTATAGATGGACTGTCACTTGCTACAATTCAAGAAGGTGAAGATTCAGAGCTTACTCTTACAGTAACCAATGCTCACACTGGTGAAGAGGTAGGTAGTGATGTAGTAAATGACTATACGCTGAAAAATGTTATTGCAGGTGTAAATGTTAAGATTGACTCTTCTCTTGATATCTCAAGGGCTTGGAATACGTCAACTAAATCAATAGATTTTTCATCAACAACTGGTACAGTAGATGTCAAACTGCACCTTGTTGACAACTCTACAGACCTTCAGATTGGTGCAAACGAAGGGCAGGCTATCAATGTAAACATAGCTCAGATTGATACCAAATCACTTGGGCTTGATGATGTATTGATGGTTGACCAGCCTTCAGCTCAAAAAGCTATTACAAAGCTTGACAAGGCACTTGAATTTGTATCAAGCACAAGGGCTACAATAGGTGCTCAGATTAACAGGCTTGAAAGTGCAATATCAAACCTTGATACTACAAGAGAAAACTTAACTGCTTCTGAGTCAAGGATTCGTGACCTTGATATGGCTGAAGAGATGGCTAAATTTACAAGGAACCAAATCCTTTCTCAAGCTGGTACTGCAATGCTTGCACAAGCTAATCAGTTACCACAGATGGCTTTACAACTTCTTCAGTAA
- a CDS encoding flagellar protein FlaG: protein MLDTIRNVTAHQVEQASKPIDAASKDVAKQQAQQVVAEKRQPSEEQVKSAVEDLNKTLQNLNVKRQFVVDKEVDKVIVKVIDSDEKEVIRQIPSEEALKLSKNVKEMIGLLFDSKS, encoded by the coding sequence ATGTTGGATACTATAAGAAATGTCACAGCTCATCAGGTGGAGCAAGCATCAAAACCTATTGATGCGGCTTCAAAAGATGTGGCTAAGCAACAGGCTCAGCAGGTTGTGGCAGAAAAAAGGCAACCCTCAGAGGAGCAGGTAAAGTCTGCCGTTGAGGACCTTAACAAAACACTGCAAAATTTGAATGTAAAACGCCAGTTTGTCGTAGACAAAGAAGTTGACAAAGTGATTGTGAAGGTGATTGACAGCGACGAAAAAGAGGTGATCAGGCAGATACCTTCTGAGGAAGCATTAAAATTGTCAAAAAATGTCAAAGAGATGATTGGTCTCTTGTTTGACAGCAAATCTTAA